In Burkholderia sp. NRF60-BP8, a single window of DNA contains:
- the purH gene encoding bifunctional phosphoribosylaminoimidazolecarboxamide formyltransferase/IMP cyclohydrolase, giving the protein MIKQALISVSDKTGIVDFAKSLSDLGVKLLSTGGTAKLLADAGLPVTEVADYTGFPEMLDGRVKTLHPKVHGGILARRDLPEHMQALEQHGIPTIDLLVVNLYPFVATIAKDDCTLADAIENIDIGGPTMLRSAAKNHRDVTVVVDPADYAVVLDEMKANGNTVGYPTNFRLATKVFAHTAQYDGAITNYLTSLTDELQHASRSAYPATLNMAFDKVQDLRYGENPHQSAAFYRDLAAPAGALANYRQLQGKELSYNNIADSDAAWECVKTFDAPACVIIKHANPCGVAVGNDSADAYAKAFQTDPTSAFGGIIAFNREVDEAAAQAVAKQFVEVLIAPSFSDAAKQVFAAKQNVRLLEIALGDGHNAFDLKRVGGGLLVQSLDSKNVQPSELRVVTKRQPTAKEMDDLLFAWRVAKYVKSNAIVFCGNGMTLGVGAGQMSRVDSARIASIKAQNAGLTLAGSAVASDAFFPFRDGLDVVVAAGATCVIQPGGSMRDDEVIAAADEHGIAMILTGVRHFRH; this is encoded by the coding sequence ATGATCAAGCAAGCGCTCATTTCCGTTTCCGACAAGACCGGCATCGTCGACTTCGCGAAGTCGCTGTCCGACCTCGGCGTCAAGCTGCTGTCGACGGGCGGCACCGCGAAACTCCTCGCCGATGCCGGCCTGCCCGTGACCGAAGTGGCCGATTACACGGGCTTCCCGGAAATGCTCGATGGGCGCGTGAAGACGCTGCACCCGAAGGTGCACGGCGGCATCCTCGCCCGCCGCGACCTGCCCGAGCACATGCAGGCGCTCGAACAGCATGGCATCCCGACGATCGACCTGCTCGTCGTGAACCTGTATCCGTTCGTCGCGACGATCGCGAAGGACGACTGCACGCTCGCCGACGCGATCGAGAACATCGACATCGGCGGCCCGACGATGCTGCGCTCGGCCGCGAAGAACCACCGCGACGTGACGGTCGTCGTCGATCCGGCCGACTACGCGGTCGTGCTCGACGAAATGAAGGCGAACGGCAACACGGTCGGCTACCCGACCAACTTCCGCCTCGCGACGAAGGTGTTCGCGCACACCGCGCAATACGACGGCGCGATCACGAACTACCTGACGAGCCTGACCGACGAGCTGCAGCACGCATCGCGCAGCGCGTACCCGGCCACGCTGAACATGGCGTTCGACAAGGTGCAGGACCTGCGCTACGGCGAGAACCCGCACCAGAGCGCCGCGTTCTACCGCGACCTCGCGGCGCCGGCCGGCGCGCTCGCGAACTACCGCCAGTTGCAGGGCAAGGAACTGTCGTACAACAACATCGCGGATTCGGACGCGGCGTGGGAATGCGTGAAGACGTTCGACGCGCCGGCCTGCGTGATCATCAAGCATGCGAACCCGTGCGGCGTCGCGGTCGGCAACGACTCGGCAGACGCGTACGCGAAGGCGTTCCAGACCGACCCGACCTCGGCATTCGGCGGGATCATCGCGTTCAACCGCGAAGTCGACGAAGCGGCCGCGCAAGCGGTGGCGAAGCAGTTCGTCGAAGTGCTGATCGCCCCGTCGTTCTCCGACGCCGCGAAGCAGGTGTTCGCCGCGAAGCAGAACGTGCGCCTGCTGGAAATCGCGCTGGGCGACGGCCACAACGCATTCGACCTGAAGCGCGTCGGCGGCGGCCTGCTCGTGCAGTCGCTCGATTCGAAGAACGTGCAGCCGAGCGAGCTGCGCGTCGTCACGAAGCGCCAGCCGACCGCGAAGGAAATGGACGACCTGCTGTTCGCATGGCGCGTCGCGAAGTACGTGAAGTCGAACGCGATCGTGTTCTGCGGCAACGGCATGACGCTCGGCGTCGGCGCCGGCCAGATGAGCCGTGTCGATTCCGCGCGCATCGCGAGCATCAAGGCGCAGAACGCGGGCCTCACGCTCGCCGGTTCGGCGGTCGCGTCGGATGCGTTTTTCCCGTTCCGCGACGGCCTCGACGTCGTCGTGGCGGCAGGCGCGACTTGCGTGATCCAGCCGGGCGGCTCGATGCGCGACGACGAAGTGATCGCGGCAGCCGACGAGCACGGCATCGCGATGATCCTGACGGGCGTGCGCCACTTCCGTCACTGA
- a CDS encoding Fis family transcriptional regulator, which produces MSKHNIEQCVRESLDVYFRDLDGSNPHDVYEMVMSCVEKPMLEVVLVQAGGNQSLAAEYLGINRNTLRKKLQQHGLL; this is translated from the coding sequence ATGAGCAAGCACAACATCGAACAATGTGTCCGCGAGAGCCTGGACGTGTATTTCCGGGATCTAGACGGCTCCAATCCGCACGACGTCTATGAAATGGTGATGTCCTGCGTCGAAAAGCCGATGCTCGAGGTCGTGCTCGTACAGGCCGGCGGCAACCAGTCGCTCGCCGCGGAGTACCTCGGCATCAATCGCAATACGCTGCGCAAGAAGCTGCAGCAGCACGGCCTGCTGTAG
- the dusB gene encoding tRNA dihydrouridine synthase DusB — protein sequence MPVIGSHVLRNNLFVAPMAGVTDRPFRQLCKRLGAGYAVSEMVASNAQLWKSAKTMRRANHEGEVEPIAVQIAGADPAMMAEAARYNVDNGAQIIDINMGCPAKKVCNVAAGSALLQNEPLVQRIVEAVVAAVGTGPDAVPVTLKIRTGWDREHKNAITVARLAEAAGISMLTVHGRTRADLYRGDAEYDTIAAVKAAVRIPVVANGDITSPAKAKAVLDATGADALMIGRAAQGRPWLFREIDHFLQTGELLPPPRIDEIQHVMNEHLEDHYAFYGEFTGVRTARKHIGWYTRGLSGANGFRHRMNTLDSTREQLAAVNAFFEAQKALSDHLVYVDDEAENSQGESDDHNQLAA from the coding sequence ATGCCCGTTATCGGCTCTCACGTATTGCGTAACAACCTGTTCGTCGCCCCGATGGCCGGGGTGACGGACCGTCCGTTCCGCCAGCTGTGCAAACGGCTGGGGGCCGGTTACGCCGTGTCCGAGATGGTCGCGTCCAACGCGCAGCTGTGGAAAAGCGCGAAGACGATGCGGCGCGCGAACCACGAAGGCGAAGTCGAGCCGATCGCGGTGCAGATCGCCGGCGCCGATCCGGCGATGATGGCCGAAGCTGCCCGCTACAACGTCGACAACGGCGCGCAGATCATCGACATCAACATGGGCTGCCCGGCGAAGAAGGTCTGCAACGTCGCGGCCGGCTCCGCGCTGCTGCAGAACGAGCCGCTCGTGCAGCGGATCGTCGAGGCCGTCGTCGCGGCGGTCGGCACGGGGCCCGACGCGGTGCCCGTCACGCTGAAAATCCGCACCGGCTGGGACCGCGAGCACAAGAATGCGATCACGGTCGCGCGCCTGGCCGAAGCGGCCGGCATCTCGATGCTCACCGTGCACGGCCGCACGCGCGCCGATCTGTATCGCGGCGACGCCGAGTACGACACCATCGCGGCCGTGAAGGCGGCCGTGCGGATTCCGGTCGTCGCGAACGGCGACATCACGTCGCCCGCCAAGGCGAAGGCCGTGCTCGACGCAACCGGCGCCGATGCGCTGATGATCGGTCGCGCCGCGCAAGGCCGGCCGTGGTTGTTCCGCGAAATCGATCATTTCCTGCAAACCGGCGAGCTGCTGCCCCCGCCGCGGATCGACGAGATCCAGCACGTGATGAACGAACACCTGGAAGACCACTACGCTTTCTATGGCGAATTCACCGGCGTCCGTACTGCGCGCAAGCACATCGGCTGGTACACTCGCGGCCTTTCCGGTGCCAACGGGTTCCGGCACCGAATGAACACGCTCGATTCCACCCGCGAGCAGCTCGCCGCCGTCAATGCATTCTTCGAGGCGCAAAAGGCGCTGTCGGACCACCTCGTCTACGTCGACGACGAAGCGGAAAACAGCCAGGGCGAGTCGGACGACCATAACCAGTTAGCAGCATGA
- a CDS encoding UbiH/UbiF/VisC/COQ6 family ubiquinone biosynthesis hydroxylase, giving the protein MTTASPSATPDYDLAIVGAGPVGLALAGWIARRSATQHASIALIDARDPAASANDPRAIAVSHGSRVLLDTLAWPADATPIEHIHVSQRGHFGRTLIDRDEHALAALGYVVRYGSIVQALANAVRGTRVDWLTSTTARAPQQDADGVALTLDGPQGERTLRARIVVNAEGGLFHEQQADTAKHRRDYGQTALVGTVTVSAPRPNVAWERFTHEGPLALLPLGGPRQADYSLVWCCTPDEAARRAALPDDAFLRELGSVFGERMGEFVAIAGRASFPLGLNAAQTLVSGRVAIVGNAAQTLHPVAGQGLNLGLRDAHTLVDALSAQGFEATALATFNARRALDRRFTIGATDTLARLFTIDSGPLPLLRGAALTALEFVPPLKKAIARQMMFGQRS; this is encoded by the coding sequence ATGACGACCGCTTCCCCCTCCGCCACGCCGGATTACGACCTCGCCATCGTCGGCGCGGGCCCCGTCGGGCTCGCGCTCGCAGGCTGGATCGCGCGCCGCAGCGCGACGCAGCATGCATCGATCGCGCTGATCGATGCACGCGACCCGGCCGCGAGCGCGAACGACCCGCGCGCGATCGCCGTGTCGCACGGCAGCCGCGTGCTGCTCGACACGCTCGCGTGGCCCGCCGACGCCACGCCGATCGAACATATCCACGTGTCGCAGCGCGGCCATTTCGGCCGCACGCTGATCGACCGCGACGAGCACGCCCTCGCCGCGCTCGGCTACGTGGTCCGCTACGGCTCGATCGTGCAGGCGCTCGCGAACGCGGTGCGCGGCACGCGCGTCGACTGGCTCACGTCGACCACCGCGCGCGCGCCGCAGCAGGACGCCGACGGCGTCGCGCTGACGCTCGACGGCCCGCAAGGCGAGCGCACGCTGCGCGCGCGCATCGTCGTCAATGCCGAAGGCGGGCTGTTCCACGAACAGCAGGCCGATACGGCCAAGCATCGCCGCGACTACGGACAGACCGCGCTCGTCGGCACGGTCACGGTATCGGCGCCGCGCCCGAACGTCGCGTGGGAACGCTTCACGCACGAGGGCCCGCTCGCGCTGCTGCCGCTCGGCGGCCCGCGTCAGGCCGATTACTCGCTCGTCTGGTGCTGTACGCCCGACGAAGCGGCGCGACGTGCCGCGCTGCCCGACGATGCGTTCCTGCGCGAGCTCGGCAGCGTGTTCGGCGAACGCATGGGCGAATTCGTCGCGATCGCCGGGCGCGCGTCCTTCCCGCTCGGCCTGAACGCCGCGCAGACGCTCGTCAGCGGCCGCGTCGCGATCGTCGGCAATGCCGCGCAAACGCTGCACCCGGTGGCGGGCCAGGGGCTCAACCTCGGGCTGCGCGATGCGCACACGCTCGTCGACGCGCTGTCCGCACAAGGCTTCGAAGCGACCGCGCTCGCGACCTTCAACGCGCGTCGCGCGCTCGACCGGCGCTTCACGATCGGCGCGACCGACACGCTGGCGCGCCTGTTTACGATCGACTCGGGCCCGCTGCCGCTGCTGCGCGGCGCCGCGCTCACCGCACTCGAGTTCGTGCCGCCGCTCAAGAAGGCGATCGCGCGTCAGATGATGTTCGGCCAGCGTAGCTGA
- a CDS encoding aminopeptidase P N-terminal domain-containing protein, with translation MNAPLDTAIAVDVYRQRRERVLAALRAAGGGVAIVPTAPEMLRNRDTAYPYRFDSYFHYLTGFTEPDAVLVLNAAAPHGAPESILFCRGKNVDREIWEGFHYGPDAARDAFGFDAAFAVDVIDTEMPRLLADAGTVHYRFGASADFERQLAGWIDAVRAQARTGVAAPDALLDLTPLLDDMRLVKDEHELAIMMRAAHISALAHRRAMQVCRPGIREYELEAELLYLFRKHGAQAPAYGSIVAAGANACVLHYPAGNAAARDGDLILIDAACELDGYASDITRTFPANGRFSPAQRTLYDIVLAAQQAAIDATRAGVPFEAPHDAAVRVLAQGLLDTGIIPKTRFSNVDDAIAERAYTRFYMHRTGHWLGMDVHDCGDYRERLAARDANGALPWRTLKAGMTLTVEPGLYVRAADDVPPEYWNIGIRIEDDAIVREHGCELITRDVPVAADEIEALMREGAAHGA, from the coding sequence ATGAATGCGCCCCTCGATACCGCCATCGCCGTCGACGTCTACCGCCAGCGCCGCGAACGCGTGCTTGCCGCACTGCGTGCCGCGGGCGGCGGCGTCGCCATCGTCCCCACCGCGCCGGAAATGCTGCGCAACCGCGATACGGCCTACCCGTACCGGTTCGACAGCTACTTCCATTACCTGACGGGCTTCACCGAACCGGATGCCGTGCTCGTGCTGAACGCGGCCGCGCCGCACGGCGCGCCGGAATCGATCCTGTTCTGCCGCGGCAAGAACGTCGACCGCGAGATCTGGGAAGGCTTTCACTACGGGCCCGACGCCGCACGCGACGCGTTCGGCTTCGACGCGGCATTCGCGGTCGACGTGATCGACACCGAAATGCCGCGCCTGCTCGCCGATGCGGGCACCGTGCACTACCGGTTCGGCGCATCGGCCGACTTCGAGCGCCAGCTCGCAGGCTGGATCGACGCGGTACGCGCGCAGGCACGCACGGGCGTCGCCGCGCCGGACGCGCTGCTCGACCTCACGCCGCTGCTCGACGACATGCGGCTCGTGAAGGACGAACACGAACTCGCGATCATGATGCGCGCCGCGCACATCTCCGCGCTCGCGCACCGCCGCGCGATGCAGGTGTGCCGCCCCGGCATCCGCGAATACGAGCTCGAGGCCGAGCTGCTGTACCTGTTCCGCAAGCACGGCGCGCAGGCGCCCGCGTACGGTTCGATCGTCGCGGCCGGCGCGAATGCGTGCGTGCTGCACTATCCGGCCGGCAACGCGGCCGCGCGAGACGGCGACCTGATCCTGATCGACGCCGCCTGCGAACTCGACGGCTATGCGTCGGACATCACGCGCACGTTCCCGGCCAACGGCCGCTTCTCGCCCGCGCAGCGCACGCTGTACGACATCGTGCTCGCCGCGCAGCAGGCCGCGATCGACGCGACGCGCGCGGGCGTGCCGTTCGAGGCGCCGCATGACGCAGCCGTCCGCGTGCTCGCGCAGGGGCTGCTCGACACCGGCATCATCCCGAAAACGCGCTTCTCGAACGTCGACGACGCGATCGCCGAGCGCGCGTACACGCGCTTCTACATGCATCGCACCGGCCACTGGCTCGGGATGGACGTGCACGACTGCGGCGACTACCGCGAGCGGCTCGCCGCGCGCGACGCCAACGGCGCGCTGCCGTGGCGCACGCTGAAAGCCGGCATGACGCTCACCGTCGAGCCCGGCCTGTACGTACGCGCGGCCGACGACGTGCCGCCCGAATACTGGAACATCGGCATCCGCATCGAGGACGACGCGATCGTGCGCGAGCACGGCTGCGAACTGATCACGCGCGACGTGCCGGTCGCGGCCGACGAGATCGAGGCGCTGATGCGCGAGGGCGCCGCGCACGGCGCGTGA
- a CDS encoding glutathione S-transferase family protein, with product MMKLIGSLSSPYVRKARIVLAEKKIDYKLELENVWAPETDIHASNPLGKVPCLVMEDGAAVFDSRVICEYVDTLSPVGKLIPPSGRERVEVRCWEALGDGVLDAAVAIRLEHTLREEGQRSASWIARQQRKIDDALVAMSQGLGGKTWCVGNHYTLADIALGCALGYLDFRMPELDWRDRHPNLDKHFVKLQQRQSFADTLPQN from the coding sequence ATGATGAAATTAATCGGTTCGCTCAGCAGCCCGTACGTCCGAAAGGCGCGGATCGTGCTTGCTGAAAAGAAGATCGACTACAAGCTGGAGCTCGAGAACGTGTGGGCGCCGGAGACGGATATTCATGCATCGAATCCGCTCGGCAAGGTCCCGTGCCTCGTGATGGAGGACGGTGCCGCGGTGTTCGATTCCCGCGTGATCTGCGAATACGTCGATACGCTGTCGCCGGTCGGCAAGCTGATTCCGCCGTCGGGCCGCGAGCGCGTCGAAGTGCGCTGCTGGGAAGCCCTGGGCGACGGTGTGCTCGACGCGGCGGTCGCGATCCGTCTCGAACACACGCTGCGGGAAGAAGGGCAGCGCAGCGCGAGCTGGATCGCGCGCCAGCAACGCAAGATCGACGACGCGCTCGTCGCGATGTCGCAGGGTCTCGGCGGCAAGACGTGGTGCGTCGGCAATCATTACACGCTCGCCGACATCGCACTCGGTTGCGCGCTCGGCTATCTCGATTTCCGGATGCCCGAGCTCGACTGGCGCGATCGCCACCCGAACCTCGACAAGCACTTCGTGAAGCTGCAGCAGCGACAGTCGTTCGCCGATACGCTGCCGCAGAACTGA
- a CDS encoding FMN-binding glutamate synthase family protein, giving the protein MLSRRYLAMWCAVLLLVAAAALASAHVLSWLWIVIPIALVALGLYDLNQDRHAILRNYPLWGHFRFLFEFIRPEIRQYFVEDDTDEKPFSRAQRSLVYQRAKNVADNRPYGTELNVKAVAHEWISHSLAPTKLPSHDFRIRVGANRAQPYDISIFNISAMSFGSLSANAIRSLNLGAKKGGFAHDTGEGSLSKYHREHGGDIIWEIASGYFGCRNDDGTFNPDKFAKQAADPQVKMIEVKLSQGAKPGHGGVLPAAKITPEIAETRGVPMGKDCISPATHSEFSTPRELLEFVERLRTLSGGKPTGFKLCIGHPWEFFGIAKAMIETGIVPDFIVVDGAEGGTGAAPLEFTDHVGVPLQEGLLLVHNTLVGIGVRDRVKLGASGKIITAFDIARTLAIGADWVNSARGFMFAVGCIQAQHCHTDRCPTGVATQDPVRQRALVVPDKAERVYNFHRNTLHALQELVQAAGLAHPSELRAHHIVQRVAPHEVRLMSQLLKYLKPGALLDGQTCGLSLYDKWWPIARSDSFALGEAVYASIE; this is encoded by the coding sequence ATGCTTTCAAGACGCTACCTCGCGATGTGGTGTGCCGTGCTGCTGCTCGTCGCAGCGGCCGCGCTCGCGTCGGCCCACGTTCTTTCCTGGCTGTGGATCGTCATCCCCATCGCCCTCGTCGCACTCGGCCTGTACGACCTGAACCAGGACCGCCACGCGATCCTCCGGAACTACCCGCTCTGGGGGCACTTTCGCTTCCTGTTCGAATTCATCCGACCTGAAATCCGCCAGTACTTCGTCGAGGACGACACCGACGAAAAACCGTTCTCGCGCGCGCAGCGCAGCCTCGTCTACCAGCGCGCGAAGAACGTCGCGGACAACCGTCCGTACGGCACCGAGCTGAACGTGAAGGCCGTCGCGCACGAATGGATCAGCCATTCGCTCGCGCCGACGAAGCTGCCGAGCCACGACTTCCGCATCCGCGTCGGCGCGAATCGCGCGCAACCGTACGACATTTCGATCTTCAACATCTCGGCGATGAGCTTCGGCTCGCTGTCCGCGAACGCGATCCGCTCGCTGAACCTCGGCGCGAAGAAAGGCGGCTTCGCGCACGACACCGGCGAAGGCTCGCTGTCGAAGTACCACCGCGAGCACGGCGGCGACATCATCTGGGAAATCGCGTCCGGCTACTTCGGCTGCCGCAACGACGACGGCACGTTCAACCCCGACAAGTTCGCGAAGCAGGCGGCCGATCCGCAGGTCAAGATGATCGAGGTGAAGCTGTCGCAGGGCGCGAAGCCCGGCCACGGCGGCGTGCTGCCGGCCGCGAAGATCACGCCGGAAATCGCCGAGACGCGCGGCGTGCCGATGGGCAAGGACTGCATCTCGCCCGCGACGCACTCGGAATTCTCGACGCCGCGCGAGCTGCTCGAATTCGTCGAGCGGCTGCGCACGCTGTCCGGCGGCAAGCCGACCGGCTTCAAGCTGTGCATCGGCCATCCGTGGGAATTCTTCGGGATCGCGAAAGCGATGATCGAGACGGGCATCGTGCCCGACTTCATCGTCGTCGACGGCGCGGAAGGCGGCACGGGCGCGGCGCCGCTCGAATTCACCGACCACGTCGGCGTGCCGCTGCAGGAAGGGCTGCTGCTCGTGCACAACACGCTCGTCGGGATCGGCGTGCGCGATCGCGTGAAGCTCGGCGCGAGCGGCAAGATCATCACCGCATTCGACATCGCGCGTACGCTCGCGATCGGCGCGGACTGGGTGAACTCGGCGCGCGGCTTCATGTTCGCGGTCGGCTGCATCCAGGCGCAGCACTGCCACACCGACCGCTGCCCGACCGGCGTCGCGACGCAGGACCCGGTGCGCCAGCGCGCGCTCGTCGTGCCCGACAAGGCCGAGCGCGTGTACAACTTCCACCGCAATACGCTGCATGCGCTGCAGGAACTCGTGCAGGCGGCCGGCCTCGCGCATCCGTCCGAGCTGCGCGCGCATCACATCGTGCAGCGGGTCGCGCCGCACGAGGTGCGGCTGATGTCGCAACTGCTGAAATACCTGAAGCCCGGTGCGCTGCTCGATGGCCAGACCTGCGGCTTGTCCCTGTACGACAAGTGGTGGCCGATCGCGCGCAGCGATTCGTTTGCGCTAGGCGAAGCCGTGTACGCGTCGATCGAGTGA
- the mnmA gene encoding tRNA 2-thiouridine(34) synthase MnmA: MSKRRVVVGMSGGVDSSVTAWLLKEQGYDVVGLFMKNWEDDDDGEYCSTRQDWIDVVSVADLIGIDVEAVNFAAEYKDRVFAEFLREYSAGRTPNPDVLCNAEIKFKAFLDHAMSLDAEMIATGHYARVRERDGRFELLKAFDHTKDQSYFLHRLNQAQLSKTMFPLGEIPKTKVREIAAQIGLPNAKKKDSTGICFIGERPFRDFLNRYLPTKPGPMKTPDGKVVGEHIGLAFYTFGQRKGIGLGGSKSGSGEPWFVAAKDIASNTLYVVQGHDHPWLLSRELVAGNVSWVAGEPPADGFACGAKTRYRQADAACRFGRAAIGRAADGRAATGAAAAGPAGEARFSLAFDDAQWAVTPGQSAVLYDGEICLGGGIIESAATGQPGQAAPAGRAPALAEAR; this comes from the coding sequence ATGAGCAAGCGCCGTGTAGTGGTGGGCATGTCGGGCGGCGTCGATTCGTCGGTGACCGCGTGGCTGCTGAAGGAACAAGGCTACGACGTGGTCGGCCTGTTCATGAAGAACTGGGAAGACGACGACGACGGCGAGTACTGCTCGACGCGCCAGGACTGGATCGACGTCGTGTCGGTGGCCGACCTGATCGGCATCGACGTGGAAGCCGTCAACTTCGCCGCCGAATACAAGGACCGCGTGTTCGCCGAGTTCCTGCGCGAATACTCGGCCGGCCGCACGCCGAACCCCGACGTGCTGTGCAACGCCGAGATCAAGTTCAAGGCGTTCCTCGACCACGCGATGTCGCTCGACGCGGAAATGATCGCGACCGGCCACTACGCGCGCGTGCGCGAGCGCGACGGGCGTTTCGAACTGCTGAAGGCCTTCGATCATACGAAAGACCAGTCGTACTTCCTGCACCGGCTGAACCAGGCGCAACTGTCGAAGACGATGTTCCCGCTCGGCGAGATCCCGAAGACGAAGGTGCGCGAGATCGCCGCGCAGATCGGGCTGCCGAATGCGAAGAAGAAGGATTCGACCGGCATCTGCTTCATCGGCGAACGGCCGTTCCGCGATTTCCTGAACCGCTATCTTCCGACGAAACCCGGCCCGATGAAGACGCCCGACGGCAAGGTGGTCGGCGAGCACATCGGCCTCGCGTTCTATACGTTCGGCCAGCGCAAGGGCATCGGCCTCGGCGGCAGCAAGAGCGGCAGCGGCGAGCCGTGGTTCGTCGCCGCGAAGGACATCGCGTCGAACACGCTGTACGTCGTGCAGGGTCACGATCATCCGTGGCTGCTGTCGCGCGAGCTCGTCGCCGGCAACGTGAGCTGGGTCGCCGGCGAGCCGCCGGCGGACGGCTTCGCGTGCGGCGCGAAGACGCGCTACCGGCAGGCCGACGCGGCGTGCAGGTTCGGCCGGGCCGCGATAGGCCGGGCCGCGGACGGCCGGGCCGCGACAGGCGCCGCGGCAGCCGGCCCGGCAGGCGAAGCGCGCTTCTCGCTCGCGTTCGACGACGCGCAGTGGGCCGTCACGCCCGGCCAGTCGGCCGTGCTGTACGACGGCGAGATCTGCCTCGGCGGCGGCATCATCGAGTCCGCGGCCACCGGCCAACCCGGTCAGGCTGCACCGGCGGGCCGCGCACCGGCGCTCGCCGAAGCACGCTGA
- a CDS encoding NUDIX hydrolase yields MKPEIWTPHVTVAALVERAGRFLVIEEETSTGLRINQPAGHLEAGETLADAVIRETLEETARPFTPDALVGVYLAHYDRPGSAGATYLRFTFCGTAGEPVAGHVLDDGIVRTLWMTADELRACSERHRSPAVMRCVDDYLAGRRIPLDFVHTHSVAPRPEAFERQAVGK; encoded by the coding sequence ATGAAACCCGAAATCTGGACCCCGCATGTGACGGTCGCCGCGCTCGTCGAGCGCGCCGGCCGCTTTCTCGTGATCGAGGAAGAAACCTCGACGGGCCTGCGCATCAACCAGCCGGCCGGTCATCTCGAAGCCGGCGAAACGCTGGCCGACGCCGTGATCCGCGAAACGCTCGAGGAAACCGCGCGCCCGTTCACGCCCGACGCGCTCGTCGGCGTCTATCTCGCGCATTACGATCGCCCCGGCAGCGCCGGCGCGACCTACCTGCGCTTCACGTTCTGCGGCACCGCCGGCGAACCGGTCGCGGGCCATGTGCTCGACGACGGCATCGTCCGCACGCTGTGGATGACGGCCGACGAACTGCGCGCCTGCAGCGAGCGCCATCGCTCGCCCGCGGTGATGCGCTGCGTCGACGACTATCTCGCCGGGCGGCGCATTCCGCTCGATTTCGTGCACACGCACTCGGTCGCCCCGCGCCCCGAGGCATTCGAACGTCAGGCGGTCGGCAAATGA
- a CDS encoding Re/Si-specific NAD(P)(+) transhydrogenase subunit alpha, with translation MHIGVPAETRANEARVAATPETVKKYAAAGHRVSVAKGAGSAASYPDEAYAAVGAELTDQSAAFDADLVLKVQAPTDAELPLLKRGTVLIGMLEPFNGEQAAKLAAAGVTGFALEAAPRTTRAQSLDVLSSQANIAGYKAVLVAASLYPRFMPMLMTAAGTVKAARVLILGAGVAGLQAIATAKRLGAVIEASDVRPAVKEQIESLGAKFLDVPFETDEEREAAQGVGGYARPMPASWLGRQAALVHERARQADIVITTALIPGRPAPTLISVDTARAMKPGSVLVDLAAGRGPEIDGRRGGNCPLTVADQVIVHNGVTIAGYTNLASMVASDASALYARNLLDFTKLIVTKEGALNIDLTDDIVAATLLCRDGEVTRK, from the coding sequence ATGCATATTGGAGTGCCTGCTGAAACGCGGGCCAACGAGGCGCGTGTGGCTGCGACGCCGGAAACCGTGAAGAAGTATGCGGCGGCCGGCCATCGCGTCAGTGTCGCGAAAGGGGCCGGCAGCGCAGCCAGCTATCCCGACGAAGCCTATGCGGCCGTCGGCGCCGAATTGACCGACCAGTCGGCCGCGTTCGACGCCGATCTCGTCCTGAAGGTCCAGGCGCCCACCGACGCCGAACTGCCGTTGCTCAAGCGCGGCACCGTGCTGATCGGCATGCTCGAGCCGTTCAACGGCGAGCAGGCGGCGAAACTCGCCGCGGCCGGCGTGACCGGTTTCGCGCTCGAGGCCGCGCCGCGCACGACGCGTGCGCAGAGTCTCGACGTGCTGTCGTCGCAGGCGAACATCGCCGGCTACAAGGCCGTGCTGGTGGCCGCGTCGCTGTATCCGCGCTTCATGCCGATGCTGATGACGGCCGCGGGTACCGTGAAGGCGGCGCGCGTGCTGATTCTCGGCGCGGGCGTCGCGGGCCTGCAGGCGATCGCGACCGCGAAGCGCCTCGGCGCGGTGATCGAGGCGTCCGACGTGCGGCCGGCCGTGAAGGAGCAGATCGAGTCGCTCGGCGCGAAATTCCTCGACGTCCCGTTCGAAACCGACGAAGAGCGCGAAGCCGCGCAGGGTGTCGGCGGCTATGCGCGCCCGATGCCGGCATCGTGGCTCGGCCGCCAGGCCGCGCTCGTGCACGAGCGGGCGAGGCAGGCCGACATCGTGATCACCACCGCGCTGATTCCCGGGCGCCCGGCGCCGACGCTGATCTCGGTCGACACCGCGCGGGCGATGAAGCCCGGCTCGGTGCTCGTCGATCTCGCGGCCGGCCGCGGCCCGGAAATCGACGGCCGCCGGGGCGGCAACTGCCCGCTGACCGTTGCCGACCAGGTGATCGTGCACAACGGCGTGACGATCGCCGGCTACACGAATCTCGCGTCGATGGTCGCGTCGGACGCGTCGGCGCTGTACGCGCGCAACCTGCTCGACTTCACGAAGCTGATCGTCACGAAGGAAGGCGCGCTGAACATCGACCTGACCGACGACATCGTCGCCGCGACGCTGTTGTGCCGCGACGGTGAAGTCACGCGCAAATAA